In Leptospira terpstrae serovar Hualin str. LT 11-33 = ATCC 700639, the following are encoded in one genomic region:
- the recD gene encoding exodeoxyribonuclease V subunit alpha, whose protein sequence is MKETESSYLEMAKEIIAHFPHIQKDQEGLVANLIEVTQNGDLYLPVEDSKFLKDFKNQFPFHLESIGNETRLYFQKTYSEKIHFETKVRTLLSSRSENNKLTKLQISEIEPIISKLETQFRNPLALEQKKAVAESISSSFRIVAGGPGTGKTTVVSFILKVLDELNELPSPNHIALVAPTGRAAQRLTESIQKNLSYFSNTKELASSLRGQTIHNLLKYFPDTKKPYYGEKRYLPFDFIIMDETSMVDMALMNLFLDSISEKTHLILLGDPNQLPSVGQGEVLSDLLIEFRKQGKFVSELKSNHRSLVSSEFSQFAELVKDSFDLPNTKTSFPSPKILDSIQNNETTDFIWLQKEEPKPNDDIPFKNWKQDDLIHYLWKDFFLPTATLSANLNWKKEDLTTNQNKETLEKLISDYRCLTILRNGYYGIESIQSRILELAKKQLTSSHNNPQNIEYRHLAKSFYFEGMPIIIKRNDQIRKLFNGDIGLVLKIESELRAVFSIENRLYSFALDTLPDHEPAFFLTIHKSQGSEYNTIILYLPPVSSYQSEDSEEIPILNRRILYTAVTRAKKKVILMGDYSTWKLGLETFRKRNTGFQLF, encoded by the coding sequence ATGAAAGAAACAGAGTCCTCTTATTTGGAAATGGCAAAAGAAATCATAGCGCACTTCCCCCACATTCAAAAAGACCAGGAAGGGTTGGTTGCCAATCTGATTGAAGTTACACAAAACGGAGATTTATACTTACCTGTAGAGGATTCAAAATTCTTAAAAGATTTTAAGAACCAATTCCCTTTCCACTTGGAATCAATAGGTAACGAAACAAGACTCTACTTTCAAAAAACATATAGTGAAAAAATCCATTTTGAAACAAAGGTAAGAACATTACTTTCCAGCCGATCTGAAAATAACAAGTTAACCAAACTACAGATTTCGGAAATAGAACCTATTATTTCAAAACTAGAAACTCAATTTCGAAATCCACTGGCATTAGAGCAAAAAAAAGCAGTGGCAGAGTCCATTTCTTCTTCTTTTCGAATTGTCGCAGGTGGACCAGGAACAGGCAAAACTACTGTTGTTTCCTTCATATTGAAGGTGTTAGATGAACTAAATGAATTACCGAGTCCAAATCATATTGCACTTGTAGCACCAACTGGCAGAGCCGCGCAAAGACTTACAGAATCTATTCAAAAAAATCTAAGTTACTTCTCAAACACTAAAGAATTGGCATCTTCATTACGTGGACAAACCATTCACAATTTATTAAAATATTTTCCAGACACTAAAAAACCTTATTACGGAGAAAAAAGATACCTTCCTTTTGATTTTATTATCATGGATGAAACTTCTATGGTAGATATGGCACTGATGAATTTGTTTTTGGACTCTATTAGCGAAAAAACTCATTTAATATTGTTAGGTGACCCTAATCAATTGCCTTCCGTTGGCCAAGGGGAAGTTTTATCCGATCTTTTGATAGAATTCAGAAAACAAGGAAAATTCGTTTCCGAATTAAAATCCAATCATAGATCTTTGGTTTCTTCTGAATTTAGTCAATTTGCAGAATTAGTAAAAGATTCTTTTGATTTACCAAATACAAAAACTTCCTTTCCCAGTCCAAAAATTTTAGATTCTATTCAAAACAACGAAACTACAGATTTCATCTGGCTCCAAAAAGAAGAACCTAAACCCAATGACGACATTCCCTTTAAAAATTGGAAACAAGATGATTTGATCCATTACTTATGGAAAGATTTCTTTTTGCCCACAGCTACCCTTTCCGCCAACCTAAACTGGAAAAAAGAAGATTTAACAACTAACCAAAACAAAGAAACATTAGAAAAGTTGATTTCAGATTATCGTTGTTTGACTATACTAAGAAATGGTTATTATGGAATTGAATCTATACAAAGTAGAATATTAGAGCTCGCAAAAAAACAACTCACCTCTTCACACAATAACCCGCAAAACATTGAATATCGTCATTTAGCAAAATCTTTTTATTTTGAAGGAATGCCTATCATCATCAAAAGAAACGATCAAATCAGAAAACTATTTAATGGAGACATTGGACTTGTCTTAAAAATAGAATCGGAACTAAGAGCTGTATTTTCGATAGAAAATAGATTGTATTCATTTGCTTTGGATACTTTACCCGACCACGAACCTGCATTTTTTCTTACCATACACAAAAGTCAAGGATCCGAATACAATACCATTATTTTGTATTTACCACCGGTATCTTCTTATCAATCAGAGGATTCTGAAGAAATTCCCATCCTCAACCGAAGAATCTTATACACAGCAGTAACGAGAGCCAAAAAGAAAGTGATCCTCATGGGGGATTATTCTACCTGGAAATTAGGTTTAGAAACCTTTAGGAAACGGAACACAGGTTTCCAATTATTTTAA
- a CDS encoding nucleoside 2-deoxyribosyltransferase — MQTIYLAGPEVFLPNALEVLSKSKKLCESFGYHALSPFDGEVTDKIKLAKANQIFQENLSLIQKSDIVIANCNPFRGACVDDGTAFEIGYAYAKGKLVLGYLNDNRSLPEIVKSKIPTNPHVSGYAIDEDGFLLNEDFGNSINLMLEFSIIGSGGRLVLGNLETVIKLLKTLK, encoded by the coding sequence ATGCAAACAATATATCTTGCGGGTCCGGAAGTTTTTCTGCCAAATGCTTTGGAAGTACTTTCCAAGTCAAAAAAACTCTGTGAGTCATTTGGATACCATGCACTTAGCCCTTTTGATGGTGAAGTAACTGATAAAATAAAGTTAGCTAAAGCCAATCAGATCTTCCAAGAGAATTTGTCTCTAATTCAAAAATCAGACATTGTGATTGCAAATTGTAATCCTTTCCGAGGGGCTTGCGTAGATGATGGAACTGCTTTTGAAATAGGGTATGCTTATGCCAAAGGCAAATTAGTTTTGGGTTATTTAAATGATAACCGTAGTTTGCCGGAAATTGTTAAGTCAAAAATCCCAACCAACCCACATGTTTCCGGTTATGCGATCGATGAAGATGGTTTTTTACTGAATGAAGATTTCGGAAATAGTATTAATTTAATGTTAGAATTTTCCATTATCGGTTCTGGTGGAAGGTTGGTTTTAGGAAATTTGGAAACAGTAATAAAGTTGTTAAAAACTTTAAAATAA
- a CDS encoding TonB-dependent receptor plug domain-containing protein, whose amino-acid sequence MIYKLASAELFGRKGFIHLNRIFFFSILVHTSLLSQSNLPKKEEEPSQPQTPQETVKQQKHGESGNQPNEVSSDRSNIITVTGTRRRNLLKDSTITTEVITRKDIDAMGARDLSQTLGNVPGIEVRPAQSGERGQTVRLQGLSAQNVLILVDGQRTTGRFSGSIDLTRFKAEDIERIEIVKGASSAIYGSDAIAGVINIITKEAQDPLYAEFRTQGGSGSEKYYGPYMEFRNYATVGAKTEKLSTLITVGWHKGDGYDLTHDATPGPRNGRYASLAPGYNPYPANTSIVNSYLLATKLPNYTPPLESTSGSAFNDMNLSNKTVYHAMDNLTLTGQFYYRHLDQTAVDASPPRTIYDRRNKTHDFMGAFNVDWVANKKVNVNLNANYSRFQDLYTTDQRKADDLDSQQRTDNAVTEFRSRVDYKISENHITSVGAENLQDQISSARIAPDCRRAYPNICYEDFNPELTKGQTINGNAYRFRNAFFVQDEWKVSDKPRIQIVPGVRYDHDSIYGGEWLPKLAIRYDVTDQFRFRAANGLGYRAPSFQDLYFNFLNPGVGYRVVGSSNLKPELSRSYNFGWEWDITKRIWYSTNLFHNNVDNLIGFRTNPVRDSSGLMVYQTSNYQKATTQGIESSINLRLTEILSTSVGYTYTDTRDELTKLPLEGRGPHRWNFSVRLDEKSSGLSLSVFAVVFGKQPYYCVKNPFWCNPDLPPNFDGLESLLNSQAQANITNSLSALPAGVSDYCSENNLSYCTTSPTYGYRMVNPHTNLNLRLSQRFFGHFQWFVGVDNALDAWDLQYNPQRPRFYYFGLDGKFAFSDVKVTPADPQVN is encoded by the coding sequence ATGATTTATAAATTGGCTTCTGCAGAATTGTTCGGTAGGAAGGGTTTCATTCATCTAAATAGAATCTTTTTCTTTTCCATATTGGTTCATACTAGTTTACTTTCGCAAAGTAATCTACCTAAAAAAGAAGAGGAGCCTTCTCAACCTCAAACTCCTCAGGAAACTGTAAAACAACAAAAACATGGAGAATCTGGAAATCAACCAAATGAAGTAAGTAGCGATAGATCGAATATAATCACTGTTACTGGGACAAGAAGAAGAAATCTTCTTAAAGATTCCACTATCACCACAGAAGTGATTACTAGAAAAGATATTGATGCCATGGGTGCAAGAGATCTTTCGCAAACATTGGGGAATGTGCCTGGAATTGAAGTAAGACCAGCACAGTCTGGAGAAAGAGGCCAAACTGTTCGTTTACAAGGGTTATCCGCACAAAATGTACTTATTCTTGTGGATGGCCAGAGAACAACAGGGCGGTTTAGCGGTTCGATAGACTTAACACGATTTAAAGCAGAAGATATCGAAAGGATTGAGATAGTAAAGGGAGCTTCTTCTGCGATTTATGGGTCAGATGCTATAGCCGGTGTGATTAATATCATTACTAAAGAAGCACAGGATCCATTGTATGCCGAGTTCCGTACCCAGGGAGGGTCTGGAAGTGAAAAGTATTATGGTCCTTATATGGAGTTCCGAAATTATGCAACCGTCGGAGCAAAAACGGAGAAACTATCAACTCTCATTACAGTCGGTTGGCATAAAGGAGATGGATATGATTTAACTCATGATGCAACACCAGGTCCTAGGAATGGAAGGTATGCATCTTTAGCTCCTGGTTATAATCCATATCCAGCGAATACTTCCATTGTGAACTCGTATTTGTTAGCAACAAAATTGCCAAATTATACTCCGCCTTTAGAGTCTACATCCGGAAGTGCCTTTAATGATATGAATCTTTCTAACAAAACGGTTTACCATGCAATGGACAATCTTACTCTAACAGGACAGTTCTATTATAGACATTTAGATCAAACTGCAGTTGATGCTTCACCTCCAAGAACGATCTATGACCGAAGAAACAAAACCCATGACTTTATGGGTGCATTCAATGTGGATTGGGTGGCAAACAAAAAAGTCAATGTAAACCTAAACGCTAATTATTCTAGGTTTCAGGATTTGTATACTACAGATCAAAGGAAAGCAGATGATCTGGATTCACAACAAAGAACAGACAACGCAGTAACCGAATTTAGATCTAGAGTAGACTATAAAATTTCAGAAAATCATATAACTTCCGTTGGTGCAGAAAATTTACAAGATCAAATTTCTTCTGCACGTATTGCTCCTGATTGTCGAAGAGCCTATCCAAATATATGTTATGAGGATTTTAATCCTGAATTAACTAAAGGACAAACGATTAATGGGAATGCTTACCGTTTTAGGAATGCGTTTTTTGTTCAGGACGAGTGGAAAGTATCTGATAAACCTAGAATACAAATTGTACCAGGAGTTCGATATGATCATGACTCTATTTATGGAGGAGAATGGCTTCCGAAATTAGCGATTCGTTATGACGTCACAGATCAGTTTCGTTTTCGCGCAGCAAATGGACTTGGCTATAGAGCACCAAGTTTCCAAGACCTATACTTTAATTTTTTAAATCCTGGTGTTGGTTACCGGGTAGTAGGGAGTTCAAATTTAAAACCAGAACTTTCCAGAAGTTATAATTTTGGTTGGGAGTGGGATATTACAAAAAGAATTTGGTATAGTACAAACTTGTTTCATAACAATGTAGATAATTTGATTGGATTTAGAACCAACCCTGTGAGAGATTCTTCGGGTTTAATGGTATATCAAACTTCTAACTACCAGAAAGCTACTACACAAGGGATTGAATCATCAATTAATCTTCGCCTTACTGAGATATTATCCACAAGTGTTGGATATACTTATACAGATACCAGAGATGAACTTACGAAACTTCCCCTTGAAGGTAGAGGTCCACATCGTTGGAATTTTAGTGTTCGATTAGATGAAAAATCTAGTGGATTGTCGTTGTCTGTATTTGCTGTTGTATTTGGAAAACAACCATACTATTGTGTTAAAAATCCATTTTGGTGTAACCCTGACCTCCCGCCAAACTTTGATGGTTTAGAATCACTCTTGAATAGCCAGGCACAAGCTAACATAACAAATTCGCTTAGTGCGCTGCCTGCTGGTGTTTCGGATTATTGTTCGGAAAATAATTTGTCATATTGCACTACAAGTCCCACTTATGGATATCGAATGGTTAACCCACATACAAATTTAAATTTACGTTTGTCCCAAAGATTTTTTGGGCACTTCCAATGGTTTGTAGGGGTGGACAATGCTCTGGATGCCTGGGATTTGCAATACAATCCACAAAGACCTAGGTTTTATTATTTTGGATTGGATGGCAAATTTGCTTTTAGTGATGTAAAAGTGACTCCGGCTGACCCTCAGGTAAATTAA
- a CDS encoding HmuY family protein, with protein MKPKAEDDSAALLFLLTGGNANNLPCTATANAVSTTGSYTTTVNASSACAWIHVSLKSNGVAVDSSAQWDIAFKRYNVATNSGTSGSGSGGACDSGSTNFAATYNGSECTAVVDVKLSSAGGGPVSASSESINPVLAAPLDLSPMPPGYGAWYTYSNTILTAKTNVYIVTGSDGSKYALQMLDYYNAAGTSGYPKFQWKKF; from the coding sequence ATGAAGCCAAAAGCAGAGGATGATTCTGCGGCGCTTTTATTTCTGCTGACAGGTGGAAATGCAAATAACCTTCCCTGTACTGCGACTGCAAATGCTGTAAGTACTACGGGTTCCTACACTACAACTGTGAATGCATCTTCCGCCTGTGCTTGGATACATGTAAGCTTAAAATCGAACGGAGTTGCAGTTGACTCGTCCGCACAGTGGGATATTGCATTTAAAAGATATAATGTTGCTACCAATAGTGGAACGAGTGGATCAGGAAGTGGTGGCGCATGCGATTCTGGGTCCACTAATTTTGCGGCAACCTATAATGGTTCAGAGTGTACGGCAGTCGTAGACGTCAAACTTTCCTCAGCCGGTGGTGGGCCAGTTTCTGCTTCTTCGGAAAGTATTAATCCTGTTTTGGCTGCTCCCCTGGATTTGTCTCCTATGCCTCCGGGGTACGGTGCTTGGTATACTTATTCCAATACAATACTTACTGCGAAAACAAATGTTTATATAGTAACTGGAAGTGATGGGTCAAAATATGCATTGCAGATGTTAGATTACTATAACGCTGCAGGAACTTCTGGGTATCCAAAGTTTCAATGGAAAAAATTTTAG